One Thermoanaerobacter pseudethanolicus ATCC 33223 DNA window includes the following coding sequences:
- the gltA gene encoding NADPH-dependent glutamate synthase: protein MPLNRSKKKTPMPTQKPEVRRRNFNEVALGYSEEEAVSEAQRCLQCKKPGCVEGCPVQVQIPQFIKRIAERDFEGAIKIIKETNSLPAICGRVCPQETQCEKNCVLGKVGEPVAIGRLERFAADWERAKGIRPPVIPKKLGKKVAIIGSGPAGLTCAGDLAKLGYDVTIFEALHKPGGVLVYGIPEFRLPKIIVEQEVKFIQQLGVEIKTNMVMGKVLTIDDLFEMGYEAVFIGTGAGLPKFMGIPGENYLGVYSANEFLTRINLMKAYSFPNTDTPIKVGKKVAVIGGGNVAMDAARSALRMGADEVHIVYRRSEEEMPARKEEFENAKEEGIIFDFLTNPVRIIGNENGWVKGIECIRMELGEPDASGRRRPVPITGSEFIMDVNTVVIAIGTGPNPLLTKTTEGLELTKHGYIAVDEEGRTSREGVWAGGDIVTGSATVILAMGAGKKAARSIHEYLQNKKWR, encoded by the coding sequence ATGCCGTTAAATAGAAGCAAAAAGAAAACACCCATGCCTACCCAAAAGCCTGAAGTCCGCAGGCGTAATTTTAACGAAGTAGCTTTGGGCTATTCGGAAGAGGAGGCAGTAAGTGAAGCCCAGAGGTGTCTTCAGTGTAAAAAACCAGGATGTGTTGAAGGGTGCCCCGTTCAGGTACAAATTCCCCAGTTTATAAAGCGTATTGCAGAAAGAGATTTTGAAGGAGCTATAAAGATTATAAAGGAAACCAACAGCTTGCCCGCCATATGTGGCAGAGTCTGTCCACAAGAAACGCAATGCGAGAAAAACTGTGTTTTGGGCAAAGTAGGTGAACCTGTGGCCATAGGTCGCCTAGAACGGTTTGCAGCAGACTGGGAAAGAGCCAAAGGCATCCGTCCCCCGGTAATTCCTAAAAAGCTTGGTAAAAAAGTGGCCATCATCGGTTCCGGGCCCGCCGGTCTCACCTGTGCAGGAGATTTGGCTAAACTCGGCTACGATGTAACGATCTTTGAAGCTCTTCACAAACCCGGTGGCGTACTGGTATACGGTATTCCTGAATTCAGGCTACCGAAAATTATAGTGGAACAAGAAGTAAAGTTTATACAACAGCTGGGCGTAGAAATTAAAACCAACATGGTTATGGGCAAAGTTCTGACGATAGACGACCTTTTTGAAATGGGGTATGAGGCTGTCTTTATCGGCACTGGAGCTGGCCTCCCGAAATTTATGGGCATACCTGGTGAAAACTACCTGGGTGTGTATTCAGCCAACGAGTTTCTAACCAGGATAAACCTGATGAAAGCCTATTCTTTTCCCAACACTGACACCCCCATAAAGGTAGGCAAAAAAGTAGCAGTAATAGGGGGTGGCAATGTAGCTATGGATGCAGCCAGGTCTGCTCTAAGAATGGGAGCTGACGAAGTTCATATTGTGTATCGCCGTTCTGAAGAAGAAATGCCCGCAAGAAAAGAAGAATTCGAGAACGCTAAAGAGGAAGGTATTATATTTGATTTCCTCACAAATCCAGTGAGAATAATAGGTAACGAAAATGGTTGGGTCAAAGGTATTGAGTGTATCCGCATGGAACTTGGAGAACCTGACGCTTCGGGTCGTCGCCGTCCAGTTCCTATAACGGGTTCTGAATTTATCATGGATGTTAATACGGTAGTAATCGCCATAGGTACTGGCCCTAATCCCCTCCTCACAAAGACCACTGAAGGCTTAGAACTTACAAAACACGGTTATATCGCTGTCGATGAGGAGGGAAGGACTTCCAGAGAAGGGGTATGGGCTGGAGGCGATATTGTAACGGGTTCAGCTACTGTAATTTTGGCCATGGGTGCCGGAAAAAAAGCAGCTCGCTCCATCCATGAATACCTACAAAACAAAAAATGGCGGTAA
- a CDS encoding sulfide/dihydroorotate dehydrogenase-like FAD/NAD-binding protein — MFKILEKRELAPSIKLFVIEAPLVAKKARPGQFVMLRIKEGGERIPLTIADYNSENGTVTIVFQEVGKTTRELGTLEAGDYIQDFVGPLGVPVEFPNHKKVLGIGGGLGIAPLYPKLKMLHQQGVEVVSIIGARTAELLILEEEIKAVSDRMYICTDDGSKGRHGFVTVVLKELLEQGEKFDEIIIIGPPILMKIGSEITKPYGIPTMVSLNPIMVDGTGMCGGCRVTVDGEIKFACVDGPAFDGHKVDFDELIKRLATYKEEEKISLERFNEVHECKLINKIEGADKDAVK; from the coding sequence ATGTTCAAAATTTTAGAAAAAAGAGAATTGGCACCTTCCATCAAGTTGTTTGTAATAGAGGCACCACTAGTAGCCAAAAAAGCAAGGCCAGGCCAATTCGTTATGCTAAGGATAAAAGAAGGAGGAGAAAGAATTCCTCTTACCATTGCAGATTACAATTCAGAAAATGGCACTGTCACAATAGTATTCCAAGAAGTAGGTAAAACCACACGGGAATTAGGAACTCTAGAAGCTGGAGACTATATCCAGGACTTTGTTGGGCCTTTAGGTGTGCCGGTGGAGTTTCCTAATCACAAGAAAGTTTTAGGAATAGGCGGAGGCCTTGGTATTGCTCCACTTTATCCTAAACTCAAAATGCTTCATCAACAGGGGGTAGAAGTAGTTTCTATTATAGGTGCTAGGACAGCTGAATTGCTAATCTTGGAAGAAGAGATAAAAGCTGTAAGTGACAGGATGTATATCTGCACCGACGACGGCTCAAAAGGCCGCCATGGGTTTGTCACAGTAGTACTTAAAGAGCTTTTAGAACAAGGTGAAAAATTTGATGAGATTATTATCATAGGTCCCCCGATTTTGATGAAAATAGGAAGCGAAATTACCAAGCCTTATGGCATACCCACGATGGTGAGCCTTAATCCCATAATGGTAGACGGCACAGGCATGTGCGGTGGGTGCCGTGTCACCGTAGACGGAGAAATCAAATTTGCTTGCGTTGATGGTCCGGCTTTCGACGGCCATAAAGTAGATTTCGATGAACTAATAAAAAGATTGGCCACTTATAAAGAGGAAGAAAAAATTTCCCTCGAAAGATTTAATGAAGTTCATGAGTGCAAATTAATCAACAAAATAGAAGGAGCTGATAAAGATGCCGTTAAATAG
- the polX gene encoding DNA polymerase/3'-5' exonuclease PolX, with the protein MDKKEIANILNDIGLLLELKGENPFKSRAYYNAARTIELLEEDIETLVKEDRLKEIKGIGEAINKKITELVLTGKMEYYENLKASIPEGLVEMLKIPGLGPKKIKIIYEKLNITTIRELEYACIENRLVDLPGFGVKTQKKIFEGIQFVKQFSGQHLFAEVYTEALKLKEYLDMTKTALVTEIAGSLRRKKEIVKDIDILASASDSSKVMEAFVNYQDVREVIAKGDTKTSVTLKSGINTDLRVVTEKEFPYALHHFTGSKEHNTAMRHRAKQMGIKMNEYGLFKGDKLIECKSEEEIFNKLGLLYIPPELRENMGEIEAAEKGELPKLIEEKDIKGVFHVHTTYSDGANTLVEMVEAARKLGYKYIGITDHSKSAFYAGGLKEEDLVRQWEEIEELNKKYNDIVIFKGIESDILPDGSLDYGEEILKQFEFVIASIHSHFRMSKEDMTKRMIKAIENKYTTIIGHVTGRLLLARDSYEIDIYEVIEAAAHYGKIIEINANPYRLDLDWRYVKHAKEKGVKLAICPDAHSIEGLNDVKYGVGIARKGWLEAKDVINTYEVHEICGSLFFQKMQNRR; encoded by the coding sequence ATGGATAAAAAGGAAATTGCCAATATTTTAAACGATATAGGTTTATTGCTAGAGCTTAAAGGGGAAAATCCTTTTAAATCGAGAGCTTATTATAATGCTGCAAGGACAATAGAGCTATTGGAGGAAGATATAGAAACTCTTGTCAAAGAAGACAGGTTAAAAGAGATAAAGGGAATAGGGGAAGCAATTAATAAAAAGATTACAGAGCTGGTTTTAACGGGTAAAATGGAATATTATGAGAATTTAAAAGCATCTATTCCTGAAGGGCTTGTTGAAATGCTTAAAATTCCCGGACTTGGTCCGAAAAAGATAAAGATTATATACGAAAAATTGAATATCACCACAATTAGAGAATTGGAGTACGCTTGTATAGAGAATAGATTGGTAGACCTTCCGGGGTTTGGGGTAAAGACTCAAAAGAAAATTTTTGAAGGGATACAGTTTGTGAAACAATTTAGCGGTCAGCATTTATTTGCAGAAGTTTACACAGAAGCGCTTAAATTAAAGGAATATTTAGATATGACTAAAACTGCATTAGTGACGGAAATTGCAGGAAGTTTGCGAAGGAAAAAAGAGATAGTAAAAGATATTGATATTTTGGCTTCAGCATCAGATTCCTCAAAGGTTATGGAAGCCTTTGTAAATTACCAAGATGTAAGGGAAGTTATAGCAAAAGGAGATACAAAAACCAGTGTCACTTTAAAGTCGGGTATAAATACAGATTTAAGAGTTGTAACGGAAAAAGAATTTCCTTATGCACTTCATCATTTCACAGGCAGCAAAGAGCACAATACTGCAATGAGGCATAGGGCGAAGCAAATGGGTATCAAAATGAACGAGTACGGCCTTTTTAAAGGAGACAAACTTATAGAATGTAAAAGCGAAGAGGAGATATTTAATAAATTAGGACTTTTATATATTCCTCCGGAATTAAGAGAAAACATGGGAGAGATAGAAGCGGCAGAAAAAGGTGAGCTTCCGAAATTAATAGAAGAAAAAGATATAAAGGGAGTTTTCCACGTTCATACGACTTACAGCGATGGGGCTAATACCCTGGTAGAAATGGTAGAGGCGGCGAGAAAATTGGGGTATAAGTATATAGGCATCACAGACCACAGCAAATCTGCTTTTTATGCAGGAGGTCTTAAAGAAGAAGACTTAGTAAGGCAATGGGAGGAAATAGAGGAGTTAAATAAAAAATATAACGATATAGTCATTTTCAAAGGGATAGAGTCTGATATACTGCCTGACGGTTCTTTAGATTATGGAGAGGAGATATTAAAGCAATTTGAATTTGTGATTGCATCCATCCATTCTCATTTCAGGATGAGTAAAGAAGATATGACAAAAAGAATGATAAAGGCCATAGAAAATAAATATACAACTATAATAGGGCATGTTACAGGGAGGCTTCTTTTAGCGAGAGACAGTTATGAAATAGATATATATGAAGTTATAGAAGCAGCAGCCCATTATGGCAAGATAATTGAGATAAACGCAAACCCTTATAGGCTTGATTTAGACTGGCGATATGTAAAACATGCAAAAGAAAAAGGGGTAAAACTTGCGATATGCCCTGATGCCCACAGCATAGAAGGCTTAAATGATGTAAAGTATGGGGTAGGAATTGCCAGAAAAGGCTGGTTGGAGGCAAAAGACGTAATAAACACTTATGAAGTTCATGAAATCTGTGGCTCTTTGTTTTTTCAAAAGATGCAAAATAGGAGGTAG
- the mgtA gene encoding magnesium-translocating P-type ATPase, protein MIKIAKKNGFTDSILTQLIEFARKDVDEILAQLGTDREGLTSEEAQDRLEMYGLNEIAHEKPAPWYIQLIKAFVNPFIGILVFLAIVSYITDVLFTAPQDRDWSTIIIISIMVTVSGLLRFVQEYRSNVEAEKLKALVYTTAAVIRKDTGEKEIKIEEIVPGDIIHLAAGDMVPADVRVITSKDLFINQATLTGESEPVEKYPDLKEEKRKAKDLNLSDLENICFMGTNVVSGSAIAVVLSTGDRTYFGSMAKSLVGHRVMTSFERGINNVSKVLIKFMTVMFPIVFVINGLTKGNWLDALLFALAVAVGLTPEMLPMIVTTNLAKGAVTMAKRKTIVKRLDAIQNFGAMDVLCTDKTGTLTLNKIVVEKHLDIHGNEDDRVLRHAYLNSFYQTGLRNLMDVAILEYGAEKGFNGLEKIYKKVDEIPFDFVRRRMSVVLESEGGKRQLVTKGAVEEVLSICEYAEYKGEVVPLTDEIRQEVREMVKRLNEDGMRVLAVAQKNDVPPEGVFSVADESKMVLMGYIGFLDPPKESAPYAIKALKEHGVDVKILTGDNEIVTKKICKEVGINVENVLLGNEIENMTDEELAEVAEKTTIFAKLSPMQKSKIIKTLQNKGHIVGYMGDGINDAPALREADVGISVDSAVDIAKESADIILLEKSLTVLEEGVVEGRRIFGNIMKYIAITSSSNFGNVFSVLVASAFLPFLPMHPLQLLFLNLIYDLSMTSVPWDTVDKEYIQKPRKWDAANIGNFMVWFGPTSSIFDITTYALMFFLIGPIVIGGSYFLLPEVLKQNFVSLFQTGWFVESLWTQTMVVHMLRTEKIPFIQSIASWPLLLFTSAAVTVGTIVPFTSFGAKLGMMPLPGIYFLFLAATLLAYLTLAQSVKMRFIKRFGSLL, encoded by the coding sequence ATGATCAAAATCGCAAAGAAAAATGGCTTCACAGATTCGATACTCACACAATTAATTGAGTTTGCTAGAAAAGATGTTGATGAAATTTTAGCACAATTAGGTACAGATAGAGAAGGACTGACTTCTGAGGAAGCGCAAGACAGGCTTGAAATGTATGGGTTAAATGAGATAGCCCATGAAAAACCGGCTCCATGGTATATTCAATTGATTAAAGCTTTTGTAAATCCCTTTATAGGTATATTGGTATTTTTAGCAATTGTATCATATATAACGGATGTACTTTTTACTGCACCTCAAGACAGAGATTGGAGCACGATAATTATTATTTCTATAATGGTAACGGTTAGTGGACTACTTCGTTTTGTTCAAGAGTACCGTTCTAATGTGGAAGCTGAAAAACTAAAAGCTCTTGTCTATACAACAGCTGCAGTTATTCGCAAAGATACAGGTGAAAAAGAGATAAAAATAGAGGAAATAGTGCCGGGTGACATAATACATTTGGCAGCAGGTGACATGGTACCTGCGGATGTTAGGGTTATTACTTCTAAAGACTTGTTTATAAACCAAGCAACTTTGACGGGAGAATCCGAACCTGTGGAGAAATATCCAGATTTAAAAGAAGAAAAAAGAAAAGCTAAGGATTTAAACCTTTCAGATTTAGAAAATATATGTTTTATGGGTACTAATGTAGTAAGTGGTTCTGCAATTGCTGTAGTTCTTTCAACAGGTGACCGTACTTATTTTGGTTCAATGGCAAAATCCCTTGTAGGGCATAGAGTGATGACAAGTTTTGAAAGAGGAATTAACAATGTAAGTAAAGTGCTCATCAAGTTTATGACAGTGATGTTTCCAATTGTTTTTGTTATAAATGGTCTTACAAAGGGTAATTGGTTGGATGCATTGCTTTTTGCCTTAGCTGTAGCTGTTGGACTTACTCCCGAAATGCTTCCAATGATAGTCACTACCAACCTTGCTAAAGGTGCTGTGACAATGGCAAAGCGCAAAACAATTGTCAAAAGATTAGATGCTATACAAAATTTTGGAGCAATGGATGTACTTTGTACTGATAAAACTGGTACTTTGACGTTAAATAAAATAGTTGTAGAAAAACATCTTGACATACATGGGAATGAAGATGACAGAGTTTTAAGGCATGCGTATCTGAACAGTTTTTATCAAACGGGCTTAAGAAACTTAATGGATGTAGCCATTTTAGAGTATGGAGCTGAAAAGGGTTTTAATGGATTGGAGAAAATATATAAAAAAGTTGATGAGATACCCTTTGATTTTGTAAGGCGCAGAATGTCCGTAGTTTTAGAGAGCGAGGGTGGAAAAAGGCAGCTGGTGACTAAAGGTGCCGTTGAAGAGGTTCTTTCTATCTGTGAATATGCTGAGTACAAAGGCGAAGTAGTTCCTTTGACAGATGAAATACGCCAAGAAGTAAGAGAAATGGTAAAAAGACTAAATGAAGATGGAATGAGGGTGCTTGCCGTAGCTCAAAAAAATGATGTTCCACCAGAGGGAGTTTTCAGTGTAGCAGATGAAAGTAAGATGGTTCTCATGGGTTATATAGGTTTTCTCGATCCGCCAAAAGAATCTGCACCTTATGCGATAAAAGCATTGAAAGAGCATGGCGTAGATGTAAAAATTCTCACTGGTGACAATGAAATAGTGACAAAGAAGATCTGTAAAGAAGTGGGGATTAATGTAGAGAATGTTTTGTTGGGAAATGAAATAGAGAATATGACAGATGAAGAATTAGCAGAAGTAGCGGAAAAAACGACAATTTTTGCAAAACTTTCTCCTATGCAAAAATCGAAAATAATAAAGACTTTACAAAATAAAGGCCACATTGTTGGATATATGGGAGATGGAATTAATGATGCTCCTGCCTTAAGAGAAGCAGACGTTGGAATTTCAGTTGACTCTGCAGTAGATATCGCTAAAGAATCTGCGGATATAATACTTTTGGAAAAAAGTCTTACAGTATTAGAAGAAGGAGTTGTGGAAGGGCGCAGAATTTTTGGTAATATCATGAAATACATTGCAATTACATCGAGCTCTAATTTTGGTAATGTATTTTCAGTTTTAGTAGCAAGTGCATTTTTACCTTTTTTGCCAATGCATCCATTGCAACTACTCTTCCTTAACTTGATTTATGATTTATCAATGACATCAGTGCCTTGGGATACAGTGGATAAAGAATATATACAAAAGCCAAGAAAATGGGATGCCGCAAATATAGGCAATTTCATGGTATGGTTTGGACCTACAAGTTCAATTTTTGATATTACAACTTATGCTTTGATGTTTTTCTTGATTGGTCCAATAGTTATAGGTGGCTCTTACTTCCTGTTGCCTGAAGTGCTTAAACAGAATTTTGTTTCGCTCTTCCAAACAGGCTGGTTTGTGGAAAGCTTATGGACACAAACAATGGTAGTTCACATGCTTAGGACCGAAAAGATTCCGTTTATACAAAGCATTGCTTCATGGCCGCTATTACTTTTTACCTCGGCAGCTGTTACAGTAGGAACAATTGTGCCATTTACTTCTTTTGGTGCGAAACTTGGAATGATGCCTCTACCGGGAATATACTTCTTGTTCTTGGCAGCTACGCTTCTTGCATACTTGACTTTGGCACAATCCGTTAAAATGAGATTTATAAAAAGATTTGGAAGCTTGCTGTAA